The proteins below are encoded in one region of bacterium:
- the wecB gene encoding UDP-N-acetylglucosamine 2-epimerase (non-hydrolyzing) has protein sequence MKAANATGRRRVLVVFGTRPEAIKMAPLISALRARAQDFDVRICVTSQHRQMLDQALAVFGLKADFDLDLMRENQDLNGLFARTVEAVSGVVNEVRPDWVVVQGDTTTTFAAALCAFHAHVPVAHVEAGLRTGDLDAPFPEELNRRIVDVFARLCLAPTESSAQNLLAEGIPRDRVVVTGNTGLDALRMAIDLPHDSAARILDPLSDRKITLVTVHRRESFGAPLERICDALRTLAHERGQTTTILLPVHPNPQVSELVHSRLGGIDGITLVEPLDYGCFAQVLDRSHMVLTDSGGIQEEAASLGKPALVMRETTERNEGLEGGNAILVGSDPKRIVAEAKHLLDDPDAHAKMAHPSDAYGDGHASERICEALLAAARPA, from the coding sequence ATGAAGGCAGCGAACGCAACGGGCCGGCGCCGGGTACTGGTCGTATTCGGGACGCGCCCAGAAGCGATCAAGATGGCGCCACTGATCTCTGCTCTTCGCGCCCGAGCACAGGACTTCGATGTGCGCATCTGCGTCACCTCGCAGCATCGCCAGATGCTCGACCAGGCACTGGCGGTCTTCGGTCTGAAGGCCGATTTCGATCTGGATCTGATGCGAGAGAATCAGGACCTGAACGGGCTCTTCGCGCGCACCGTCGAAGCGGTGTCGGGTGTGGTGAACGAAGTGCGCCCGGATTGGGTCGTGGTCCAGGGAGACACCACTACGACCTTTGCGGCGGCCCTGTGTGCTTTTCACGCTCACGTGCCCGTCGCGCACGTAGAGGCCGGCCTGCGCACCGGCGACCTGGATGCGCCCTTCCCCGAAGAACTGAACCGACGCATCGTCGACGTGTTCGCGCGTCTTTGCCTGGCACCCACGGAGTCTTCCGCGCAGAACCTGCTGGCCGAGGGCATACCCAGGGATCGCGTCGTCGTCACCGGGAACACCGGTCTCGACGCGTTGCGCATGGCGATCGATCTGCCCCACGACTCGGCCGCGCGCATCCTCGACCCCCTGTCGGATCGCAAGATCACCCTTGTGACGGTACACCGACGCGAGAGCTTTGGCGCGCCACTCGAGCGGATCTGTGACGCCCTGCGCACACTCGCGCACGAACGAGGCCAAACAACGACGATTCTTCTACCGGTCCACCCCAATCCGCAGGTTTCGGAACTCGTACACTCGCGACTCGGCGGCATCGATGGCATCACGCTTGTCGAACCCCTCGACTACGGCTGCTTCGCCCAGGTGCTCGATCGCTCGCATATGGTCCTGACGGACTCGGGCGGAATCCAGGAAGAGGCGGCCAGCCTGGGCAAACCTGCGCTGGTCATGCGCGAAACGACCGAACGCAACGAAGGCCTGGAAGGCGGAAATGCCATCCTGGTAGGTAGCGATCCCAAACGCATCGTCGCAGAGGCGAAACACCTTCTGGACGATCCGGATGCGCACGCCAAGATGGCTCACCCGAGCGACGCATATGGTGACGGCCACGCTTCCGAAAGAATCTGTGAAGCGTTGCTCGCAGCGGCGAGGCCCGCATGA